In Acidianus brierleyi, one genomic interval encodes:
- a CDS encoding ArsR/SmtB family transcription factor, giving the protein MDIFDAISNELRRKIIKSLDKPKSFSQLSDELKVESSALAFHLKKLDGLISKDEQGNYILTEEGKRALSIINVIENQNISLTNSPKIPMIIQYVDNFVVNENMIKKLKEEGRKLIIKDVNTVEFKEIDPELLDSVLENIENVITVKCPEDLVNVISSKSKEIISVEHETEETSKNEIEIFQPESLVGKFISAFLPKIRINDKLKVIYDGPLQPTNDLHIDLDGGVIKISKGEPHLFAKCREVDDLDIDKDNIEADGCYIKISYPDLNSLDVTLDGGKIDVSGLKINKFSVDVDGGLINLNVSILDEAYLSIDGGKIDGKISFLPNQNSKLTIAVDGGLGNISISVPNDVTVISSSNINGGVVTLPKSRIGKNGILNINASVDGGVIRVKEE; this is encoded by the coding sequence ATGGATATCTTTGATGCAATTTCAAACGAGCTGAGAAGAAAGATAATAAAATCGTTAGATAAGCCTAAATCTTTCTCTCAACTTTCGGATGAACTTAAGGTAGAAAGTTCAGCGTTAGCTTTTCATTTGAAGAAACTTGATGGGTTAATATCTAAGGATGAGCAAGGTAACTATATACTAACTGAGGAAGGAAAAAGAGCTTTATCCATAATAAATGTAATAGAAAATCAAAATATATCACTTACAAATTCACCTAAGATTCCTATGATAATTCAATACGTAGATAATTTTGTTGTAAATGAAAATATGATAAAAAAATTAAAGGAAGAAGGAAGAAAACTTATTATCAAGGACGTTAATACTGTAGAATTTAAGGAGATAGATCCAGAACTTCTAGATAGTGTATTGGAAAATATAGAGAATGTAATAACTGTTAAATGTCCAGAAGATCTAGTCAATGTAATTTCTTCTAAATCTAAGGAAATAATTTCAGTTGAACATGAGACTGAAGAAACTTCGAAAAATGAAATTGAAATATTTCAACCTGAGAGTTTAGTTGGTAAGTTTATTTCAGCGTTTCTACCGAAAATAAGAATAAACGATAAATTAAAAGTAATTTATGATGGTCCTCTTCAACCTACTAATGATTTACATATAGATCTCGATGGAGGAGTAATAAAAATATCAAAGGGAGAACCACATCTTTTTGCTAAATGCAGGGAAGTAGACGACTTAGATATAGATAAGGATAATATAGAGGCTGATGGCTGCTATATAAAAATTTCCTATCCTGATTTAAATTCTCTTGATGTTACACTGGACGGAGGTAAAATAGATGTCTCAGGATTAAAAATAAACAAATTTTCAGTCGACGTTGATGGCGGATTAATAAACCTCAACGTTTCAATACTTGATGAGGCATACTTAAGTATAGACGGAGGAAAAATTGATGGGAAAATATCGTTTTTACCAAATCAAAATTCTAAACTGACTATAGCTGTGGACGGAGGACTAGGGAACATTTCCATATCTGTACCTAATGACGTTACTGTAATTTCATCTTCTAACATAAACGGTGGAGTAGTTACTTTACCTAAAAGCAGGATAGGTAAAAACGGTATCTTAAACATAAATGCGTCGGTAGATGGAGGAGTAATCAGAGTGAAGGAAGAATGA
- a CDS encoding DUF72 domain-containing protein, whose protein sequence is MIYVGTSGWVYDWNEKGNLDWYVKNSGLNAVELNMSFYRFPFKNQVKSWKKYSIKWSVKVNRYITHVKRMKDMESWERFYELMEDLHPDFYLFQLPPNFKYSDENLKRVKEFSSILKDRMAVEFRENEWYDKLPKLDCTIVSIDSPIGTYIVNTSGKIYLRMHGREDWYNYEYRENELLEIAERIKDKNPNDVYVFFNNDHYMLDNARKMREILDKMFKV, encoded by the coding sequence ATGATATACGTCGGAACTTCTGGCTGGGTATACGATTGGAATGAGAAAGGAAATTTAGATTGGTACGTTAAAAATAGCGGTTTAAATGCTGTAGAGCTTAACATGAGCTTTTACAGATTTCCATTTAAAAATCAAGTTAAGTCATGGAAGAAATATAGTATAAAATGGTCTGTTAAAGTTAATAGATACATTACTCACGTCAAAAGAATGAAGGATATGGAAAGCTGGGAAAGATTCTACGAATTAATGGAAGATCTTCATCCTGATTTTTATTTATTCCAATTACCACCAAATTTCAAATACTCTGATGAGAACTTGAAGAGAGTAAAGGAGTTTTCTTCGATTCTTAAGGATAGAATGGCAGTAGAATTTAGAGAAAACGAATGGTATGATAAATTACCTAAGTTAGACTGCACTATAGTTTCTATTGATTCTCCTATAGGAACGTATATTGTCAATACTTCTGGTAAAATATACCTTAGAATGCATGGTAGAGAAGATTGGTATAATTATGAATATAGGGAGAACGAATTGCTCGAAATAGCTGAGAGAATTAAGGATAAAAATCCTAACGATGTTTACGTTTTCTTTAACAATGATCATTACATGTTAGATAATGCCAGAAAGATGAGAGAGATTTTAGATAAAATGTTTAAAGTGTAG
- a CDS encoding 2-hydroxyacid dehydrogenase: protein MIISSEKLPEKAKQIIQVKDENVTEEDLKEAIALLTWPRKISEYIDKMPKLQVIQTFSAGVDDVPFSKIPPNVKIFSNAGAYALPVAEHAFGLILSLAKGINKRKRIESYQLNGKIILILGGGGIGSEIAKIARNGFNMKIIGISRSFRNPELFDERYALDKLDELIGKADVIVDTLPLNKETLGILNYQRLSKIKDKAILVNVGRGETIVEKDIIKILKERPSLRFGTDVFWRVNGVENFNSELWNIENFAGTLHIAGGYASTEVLESAMIKACENLSKFLKEGKAENEVKISDYM from the coding sequence ATGATAATTTCTTCGGAAAAATTACCCGAAAAAGCTAAACAAATAATTCAAGTTAAAGATGAAAACGTTACTGAAGAAGATCTAAAAGAAGCTATAGCTCTTCTAACATGGCCCAGAAAAATATCTGAATACATAGATAAAATGCCAAAACTACAGGTCATACAAACTTTTTCTGCTGGAGTAGATGATGTACCGTTTTCGAAAATTCCACCTAACGTAAAAATATTTTCTAATGCTGGCGCTTATGCATTGCCAGTAGCAGAACACGCTTTCGGTTTGATACTATCTTTAGCAAAAGGGATTAATAAAAGAAAAAGGATAGAAAGTTATCAACTTAACGGTAAAATTATTCTAATATTAGGCGGTGGAGGTATCGGATCGGAGATTGCAAAAATAGCTAGGAATGGTTTTAATATGAAGATAATAGGAATATCAAGATCTTTTAGAAATCCTGAATTATTCGACGAGAGATATGCTCTAGATAAACTTGATGAGTTAATAGGAAAAGCCGACGTAATAGTTGATACTCTACCTTTGAATAAGGAAACTCTTGGTATTCTTAATTATCAACGATTATCAAAGATAAAGGATAAAGCAATTTTAGTTAATGTAGGCAGAGGAGAAACTATAGTCGAAAAGGATATAATTAAAATACTTAAAGAAAGGCCATCATTAAGATTCGGTACTGATGTTTTCTGGAGAGTTAATGGCGTTGAAAATTTTAATTCCGAGCTATGGAATATAGAAAATTTTGCAGGAACTCTTCATATAGCAGGAGGATATGCTAGCACTGAAGTTCTAGAGAGCGCTATGATAAAAGCATGTGAGAATTTATCAAAATTTCTCAAAGAAGGAAAAGCAGAAAACGAAGTTAAGATCTCGGATTATATGTAA
- a CDS encoding winged helix-turn-helix domain-containing protein yields the protein MAKRTTADVIRDILSCCVNGTKKTNIMYKANLSYDLLKKYMKLLEDYRLIYNDKGVYFLTPKGKEFLEALNEYKEHKEKIEKIKEKISDVIELEDKQKVSIEFKTDSPIDILENVFNTLKIPFIREKGKIEVNDIEIYDENISRPKLFAGKKSLIFGENLCIYKTPEEVKIMSKEDGIKQAIILSIKNGEKIEQK from the coding sequence ATGGAACGAAAAAAACTAATATAATGTATAAAGCTAATCTTAGCTACGACCTTTTAAAAAAATACATGAAACTACTAGAGGATTATAGATTAATATATAATGATAAAGGAGTTTATTTTCTAACCCCTAAGGGTAAGGAATTTCTAGAAGCTTTAAATGAATACAAGGAACATAAGGAAAAAATAGAGAAGATCAAGGAAAAAATAAGTGACGTTATAGAGTTAGAAGATAAACAAAAAGTAAGTATAGAATTTAAGACAGATTCTCCTATTGATATTCTAGAGAATGTTTTTAATACTCTAAAAATTCCATTTATTAGGGAAAAGGGAAAAATAGAAGTTAATGATATAGAAATCTATGATGAAAATATTTCTAGGCCAAAACTCTTTGCTGGTAAAAAATCTTTAATTTTCGGAGAAAATCTCTGTATTTATAAAACTCCTGAAGAAGTAAAAATAATGAGCAAAGAGGATGGAATAAAACAAGCAATAATACTCTCCATAAAAAATGGAGAAAAAATAGAACAAAAATAA